Proteins encoded by one window of Nisaea sp.:
- a CDS encoding di-heme oxidoredictase family protein, which yields MLNRPRLLSCALLIYCTCLSIAFAETEQDRIARITAPTSDFSKPEKYEIMQAGAATHRKRINGDAFSHPSANMAFDRRLYFELGDGIFKKMWVSSPASTKSSDGLGPLYNARSCQRCHLKDGRGDAPDGLQAESGSVALLLRLSIPPQNDEDHARLDSGAATSIPDPIYGGQLQNFATPGQTAEAAVTVNYEEIPVPLSDGTVVSLRKPVIALSALGYGPLRDDLMISPRIASPMIGLGMLEALAVEDILSWADPDDRDDDGISGRGNRINSKLAQEVMLGRFGWKANQATLKDQVTDAFSGDIGISSSLHPGNAGDCTPAQINCINAPDGGDAKSGNVEINDHLLDLVTFYSRNLAVPARRDVSNPGVLAGKKVFYEAGCIACHRPKFVTPRDPLRPEQSFQLIWPYTDMLLHDMGDGLADNRPDGFADGQEWRTPPLWGIGLTKTVSGHTNFLHDGRARSLLEAILWHGGEANDARNRVIALPTGDRENLLRFLNSL from the coding sequence ATGCTGAACCGACCAAGACTATTGTCCTGCGCGCTGCTTATCTACTGCACCTGCCTGTCCATCGCTTTTGCGGAGACGGAACAGGACCGTATTGCCAGGATCACTGCGCCAACTTCCGATTTCTCCAAACCGGAGAAGTACGAGATCATGCAGGCTGGCGCCGCCACACACCGGAAACGGATCAACGGCGACGCCTTCTCCCATCCCTCCGCGAACATGGCCTTCGACCGCCGGCTCTATTTCGAGCTCGGGGACGGTATTTTCAAAAAGATGTGGGTCAGCTCGCCCGCCAGCACTAAATCCTCGGACGGTCTGGGGCCGCTCTACAATGCGCGATCCTGCCAGCGCTGCCATCTGAAAGACGGGCGCGGTGACGCGCCGGACGGCCTGCAGGCCGAAAGCGGCTCGGTCGCCCTGCTGCTCCGCCTCAGCATCCCGCCACAAAACGACGAAGATCATGCCAGGCTAGATTCGGGTGCGGCGACTTCCATTCCCGATCCCATCTACGGCGGGCAGCTGCAAAACTTCGCAACACCGGGCCAAACGGCGGAAGCAGCCGTCACCGTGAATTACGAGGAAATCCCTGTGCCCCTGTCTGATGGCACAGTCGTCTCCCTTCGCAAGCCGGTGATCGCCCTTAGCGCGTTGGGCTACGGCCCTCTCCGGGACGACCTGATGATCTCCCCGCGCATTGCCTCTCCGATGATCGGACTCGGCATGCTCGAGGCTCTTGCGGTTGAAGACATCCTGAGCTGGGCCGACCCCGATGATCGCGACGATGACGGCATTTCAGGACGTGGCAACCGGATTAACAGCAAACTGGCCCAGGAAGTGATGCTTGGCCGGTTTGGCTGGAAAGCCAATCAGGCGACCCTCAAGGATCAGGTTACCGATGCCTTCTCCGGCGACATCGGAATTTCCTCCAGCCTTCACCCGGGGAATGCCGGTGATTGCACACCGGCCCAGATAAACTGCATCAACGCCCCGGACGGCGGAGACGCAAAAAGCGGCAATGTGGAAATCAACGATCATCTGCTGGACCTCGTGACCTTCTACAGCCGCAACCTCGCAGTCCCGGCCCGACGAGACGTCAGCAATCCCGGCGTGCTGGCCGGCAAGAAAGTATTCTACGAAGCGGGCTGCATTGCCTGCCATCGGCCCAAATTCGTCACCCCGCGCGACCCTCTGCGGCCGGAACAATCCTTTCAGTTGATCTGGCCATACACAGACATGTTGCTGCACGATATGGGGGACGGGTTGGCCGACAACCGACCTGACGGATTTGCCGATGGCCAAGAATGGCGTACGCCGCCGCTCTGGGGCATCGGCCTGACAAAAACCGTCAGCGGACACACGAACTTTCTGCACGATGGCCGCGCTCGCAGCCTGCTTGAAGCCAT